One genomic window of Trichlorobacter lovleyi includes the following:
- a CDS encoding exopolyphosphatase gives MSRRIAAIDFGTNTARLLIADLADDGQFEQVALQRTIVRLGGGFSRETGLADDAIQRARLCLHQFADTIHKHAVDSVRAVATSAVRDAVNGPAFVDQMVQETGIRLGVIDGLTEGRVTLAGVLTGLDQQPEQVLMFDVGGGSTEYTIARGASPLFVHSLPLGVVRLTEGKVDPAAMADKIERELDRLQQQMAQAQMALSPDALLVGTAGTATTLAAISLGMAEYDYRKVNNCMLELQEIQRIYELLLPLSPEQRLSVAGLEKGREDLIIAGSLITLLTLQRFGFSSMKVSDYGLLEGLVVSDIV, from the coding sequence ATGTCCCGTCGTATTGCAGCCATTGATTTCGGTACCAACACTGCCCGGCTCCTGATTGCCGACCTGGCTGATGATGGACAGTTTGAACAGGTTGCCCTGCAGCGAACCATTGTTCGTCTGGGAGGCGGTTTCAGCCGTGAAACCGGTCTGGCTGATGATGCCATCCAGCGTGCCCGGCTTTGCCTGCACCAGTTTGCTGATACGATTCATAAGCATGCGGTGGATTCGGTGCGGGCTGTGGCAACCAGTGCCGTCAGGGATGCAGTCAATGGCCCGGCCTTTGTGGATCAGATGGTCCAGGAAACCGGCATCAGGCTTGGTGTCATTGATGGCCTGACAGAGGGCCGGGTGACACTGGCCGGTGTGCTGACCGGTCTGGACCAACAACCGGAACAGGTGCTGATGTTTGATGTAGGGGGGGGGAGTACCGAGTATACCATCGCTCGGGGCGCCAGCCCCCTTTTTGTGCATAGTCTGCCTTTGGGGGTTGTACGACTGACGGAGGGCAAGGTTGATCCGGCAGCCATGGCAGACAAGATCGAACGCGAACTGGACCGTCTGCAGCAGCAGATGGCACAGGCGCAGATGGCACTTTCCCCCGATGCCCTGCTGGTGGGTACCGCAGGTACCGCCACCACCCTGGCTGCCATTTCGCTCGGGATGGCAGAATATGACTACCGCAAAGTAAACAACTGCATGCTGGAGCTGCAGGAAATTCAGCGCATCTATGAGCTGTTGCTGCCGCTTTCACCGGAACAGCGTCTCTCTGTTGCCGGCCTGGAAAAAGGACGTGAGGATCTGATCATTGCCGGTAGTCTGATTACCCTCCTCACTCTGCAACGCTTTGGTTTTAGTTCCATGAAAGTCAGTGATTACGGACTGCTTGAAGGTCTGGTGGTCTCAGACATTGTGTGA
- a CDS encoding EAL and HDOD domain-containing protein, translating to MESNSHLMGRQPILNGLEEVVGYELLFRSPKSIATATIECPVQATSRVMLDVISSFGIREMLGELPGYINVDAEMLLSDAIQLLPSDVIGLELLEDIAITPAIVARCRDLKAQGYQLVLDDHRYGPQYEELYDGLVDIIKMDMITTPLDDQYREVELFKRYPVKLLAEKVDSRHVYLRCRKMGFELFQGYFFARPSLVKKTRLANSSSTFFQLMQQLARDADIDEIEQTFKQSPALTYKLLLLVNSVSFSTREKIRTVRHAIMQVGRQHLKRWVQLAIFADDGGLGIHNPLLEMAAVRAAFMEELARLELSKTRLLRYAQPDECFMLGTLSVLKDVCEIGTDDMRKNLNLSDDLVGALVAHEGDLGTMLCLAEMIEQLEFEEAEQCLGRLGVSPDLVLDCQKKAYNWRNSLV from the coding sequence GTGGAGAGTAACAGCCATCTGATGGGCAGACAACCGATCCTGAACGGCCTTGAAGAGGTTGTCGGCTATGAGTTGTTGTTCCGTTCCCCCAAATCCATCGCCACAGCAACCATTGAGTGTCCGGTTCAGGCAACCTCCCGCGTCATGCTGGATGTCATCTCCAGTTTTGGTATCCGCGAAATGCTGGGTGAGCTGCCCGGTTACATCAATGTGGATGCCGAGATGTTATTGAGCGATGCAATTCAGCTGCTGCCAAGTGACGTGATCGGTCTTGAGCTGCTTGAGGATATTGCCATTACGCCCGCTATTGTTGCACGCTGCCGTGACCTGAAGGCACAGGGCTATCAACTGGTGCTTGATGACCACCGCTACGGACCTCAGTATGAAGAACTGTACGATGGTCTGGTGGATATCATCAAGATGGATATGATCACGACCCCCCTTGATGACCAGTACCGCGAGGTTGAACTGTTTAAGCGCTACCCGGTTAAGCTGCTGGCAGAGAAGGTTGATAGCCGTCACGTCTATCTGCGTTGCCGCAAGATGGGGTTTGAGCTGTTTCAGGGCTACTTCTTTGCCCGTCCGTCATTGGTTAAAAAGACCCGTCTGGCCAATTCATCCAGCACCTTCTTTCAGTTGATGCAGCAGCTTGCACGTGATGCTGATATTGACGAAATCGAACAGACCTTCAAACAAAGTCCCGCTTTGACCTATAAGCTGCTTCTGCTGGTTAATTCAGTCTCCTTTTCCACCCGGGAAAAGATTCGGACCGTACGTCACGCCATTATGCAAGTGGGGAGGCAACACCTGAAGCGCTGGGTGCAGCTGGCAATCTTTGCCGATGACGGCGGCCTGGGGATACACAACCCTTTGCTGGAGATGGCTGCAGTGCGGGCTGCCTTCATGGAGGAGCTGGCCAGGCTGGAATTGAGCAAGACACGGCTGCTGCGCTATGCCCAGCCGGATGAATGCTTTATGCTGGGAACCTTGTCAGTCCTGAAGGATGTCTGTGAGATCGGTACTGATGATATGCGTAAAAACCTGAATTTGTCAGATGATCTTGTTGGCGCCCTGGTGGCCCATGAAGGTGATCTGGGTACCATGCTCTGTCTGGCAGAGATGATTGAGCAGCTTGAGTTTGAAGAGGCAGAGCAATGCCTTGGGCGGTTGGGGGTCTCACCTGATCTGGTGCTTGACTGTCAGAAAAAGGCCTATAACTGGCGCAACAGTCTGGTCTGA
- a CDS encoding MlaD family protein, translating into MITQQDPRFKNLERKIGLFTLLALAGVALVVLLVGVQKDLFSPKYTLNVTVDRGTGFTKGMPVKLSGFRIGRITDMALNEQAMVEISIEIAKKYSKWIRSDSTVKLVKEGLVGDSIVEVAVGSLDKPELKPGESITYLKTKGLDELADEIAEKVKPVLIEVRDIIGYVNDPNGDLKKTIRNLELLTRHLETTRSNADTLLVSTTRNLEEISNRTTTLLEVSTRKIDSLDVARLNTTLEKLPPLLEKTDAAMANVTAISAETKKLSQQAFPLIPGVLSRTEELLFSTDRLVNSLNNSWLLGGGPVTVPSRSFKAGDSHD; encoded by the coding sequence ATGATCACGCAACAAGACCCCAGATTTAAAAACCTTGAACGTAAAATCGGTCTGTTTACCCTGCTGGCCCTGGCTGGTGTGGCCCTGGTGGTACTGTTGGTAGGGGTTCAGAAAGACCTTTTCAGCCCCAAATACACCCTGAACGTGACCGTCGACCGCGGCACCGGTTTTACCAAGGGAATGCCGGTCAAGCTCTCCGGATTCAGAATAGGGCGCATCACTGACATGGCCTTGAATGAACAGGCCATGGTTGAGATTTCAATTGAAATAGCAAAGAAATACAGCAAGTGGATTCGTAGCGATTCAACCGTCAAACTGGTCAAGGAAGGGCTGGTGGGTGACAGTATTGTTGAGGTTGCCGTGGGTTCACTTGACAAACCTGAGCTGAAGCCGGGCGAATCCATCACCTATCTGAAGACCAAGGGACTGGATGAGCTGGCAGATGAAATTGCTGAAAAGGTGAAACCGGTGCTGATTGAGGTACGGGATATCATCGGTTACGTTAATGATCCCAACGGGGACCTGAAAAAGACCATCCGCAATCTGGAGCTGCTGACCCGGCATCTTGAGACGACCCGCAGCAATGCCGACACCCTGCTGGTAAGCACCACCCGCAACCTAGAAGAGATCAGCAACCGGACCACAACGCTTCTGGAGGTCAGCACCCGCAAGATTGACAGCCTGGATGTAGCCAGGCTGAATACCACTCTTGAAAAGCTGCCGCCACTGCTTGAAAAAACCGATGCCGCCATGGCTAATGTCACGGCAATCTCTGCAGAGACAAAGAAACTGTCCCAACAGGCATTCCCCCTGATTCCCGGGGTCTTGTCACGCACGGAAGAACTCTTGTTCAGCACCGACCGGCTGGTGAACAGCCTGAATAACTCCTGGCTGCTGGGAGGAGGACCGGTAACCGTACCAAGCCGTTCCTTCAAGGCAGGTGACAGTCATGACTAA
- a CDS encoding ATP-binding cassette domain-containing protein produces MPELLELRDLTIPGVVSHLSLSLQQGQVALCKTSGEQETKQLLQVVIGEARPESGAVLLDELPLHELDREQLLRVRRTISTVTAQAGLISNLKVWENITLPLLYHYGAVPDTAAEQALLLLEKLGYKGNIWALPGHLSYTERIMTAFVRAAVSAPRLMVYAECLDDLPSLQRDLLLQQAMALQNQTDAPAALFIITGDVQLPLLTPDITCDLRYNPPQITRQT; encoded by the coding sequence ATGCCTGAGCTTCTTGAACTGAGAGATCTCACCATTCCAGGTGTTGTCAGCCATTTGAGCCTGAGCCTTCAACAGGGGCAGGTGGCGCTCTGCAAGACCTCAGGGGAGCAGGAGACCAAGCAACTGCTTCAGGTGGTTATCGGGGAAGCACGGCCTGAAAGCGGTGCCGTGCTGCTGGATGAACTGCCGTTACATGAGCTGGATCGTGAGCAACTGCTCAGGGTTCGCAGAACTATCAGCACGGTCACCGCACAGGCAGGCCTGATCTCCAACCTGAAGGTCTGGGAGAACATCACCCTGCCCCTGTTGTACCACTATGGCGCAGTACCTGACACAGCAGCAGAGCAGGCCCTGCTGTTGCTTGAAAAACTTGGCTACAAAGGCAACATCTGGGCGTTGCCCGGTCATCTCAGCTATACGGAGCGGATCATGACCGCTTTTGTTCGCGCTGCTGTTTCAGCACCACGCCTGATGGTGTATGCTGAATGCTTGGATGACCTCCCCAGCCTGCAGCGTGATCTGCTTCTGCAACAGGCCATGGCATTACAAAATCAGACTGATGCCCCGGCAGCGCTGTTCATTATCACAGGAGATGTTCAGCTGCCGCTGCTGACGCCGGACATTACCTGTGACCTGAGATATAATCCGCCACAGATCACGAGGCAGACATGA
- the iorA gene encoding indolepyruvate ferredoxin oxidoreductase subunit alpha translates to MKEILSGNEAIARGAYEAGCLVASAYPGTPSTEILENVINYKEINASWAPNEKVALEVAIGASFGGARALACMKHVGVNVAADPLFTASYTGVKGGLVLVAADDPEMHSSQNEQDSRNYAKFAKVPMLEPADSRECKEFTRLAFELSEQFDTPVMLRSCTRISHGKSVVELGERVSDLPAPKLVKDAPKLVMLPGNAKVRHPLVEERTVKLSEYGDTAAINRMELHSGEIGVICAGVTYQYVREALPEASVLKLGMVWPLPKNLIREFSTKVKQLFVIEELDPFIEEQVKAMGIACQGKGLTSLCGELSPGRIRDAFVKASIIEAAASEAVTVEPVPPRPPNMCPGCPHRGVFYQLNRANAYVTGDIGCYTLGFMPPLNAMDTCVCMGASISMGSGIVRALPPEEQKRVVAVIGDSTFLHTGINSLMEMAWNKAPATVVILDNRITAMTGRQENPASGFTLAGDETSEVNIPELCRVLGIKHVRVVDPYDLDATRLAIEEEMNRPEPSVIITNRPCCLIKGAGRFEKGKILEVDQGKCTGCKACLRIGCPAIEWKPNPDGNKGKAFIDPQLCTGCTVCQQLCKFNAIGGRK, encoded by the coding sequence ATGAAAGAAATTCTGTCCGGCAACGAGGCCATTGCACGGGGCGCCTATGAGGCAGGTTGTCTGGTGGCCAGTGCCTATCCCGGTACCCCTTCGACTGAAATCCTTGAAAACGTAATCAACTACAAAGAAATCAACGCCTCGTGGGCTCCCAATGAGAAGGTCGCCCTTGAGGTCGCGATTGGCGCCTCGTTTGGCGGTGCCCGTGCGCTGGCCTGCATGAAGCATGTCGGGGTCAACGTAGCTGCAGATCCGCTGTTCACCGCCTCCTATACCGGCGTCAAGGGCGGGCTGGTGCTGGTGGCTGCCGATGATCCGGAAATGCACTCCTCCCAGAACGAACAGGACAGCCGCAATTATGCCAAGTTCGCCAAGGTTCCAATGCTGGAACCGGCAGACTCCCGTGAGTGCAAGGAGTTTACCAGGCTGGCCTTTGAACTGTCTGAGCAGTTTGATACCCCGGTAATGCTGCGCAGCTGCACCCGTATATCCCATGGCAAGTCGGTTGTGGAACTGGGTGAACGGGTAAGCGACCTTCCTGCACCGAAGCTGGTAAAAGACGCACCCAAGCTGGTGATGCTGCCCGGTAACGCCAAGGTACGCCATCCACTGGTTGAAGAGCGCACCGTCAAGTTGTCAGAGTACGGTGACACTGCCGCCATTAACCGGATGGAGCTGCATTCAGGCGAAATCGGTGTAATCTGTGCCGGTGTCACCTATCAGTATGTTCGCGAGGCACTGCCTGAGGCCAGTGTGCTCAAGCTGGGTATGGTCTGGCCGTTGCCCAAGAACCTGATCAGAGAGTTTAGCACCAAGGTGAAGCAGCTCTTTGTGATTGAGGAACTGGACCCGTTCATTGAAGAGCAGGTCAAGGCAATGGGCATTGCCTGTCAGGGCAAGGGGCTTACCTCGCTGTGCGGTGAACTTTCTCCCGGGCGGATCCGTGATGCCTTTGTCAAGGCCTCTATTATCGAGGCTGCTGCATCTGAGGCCGTTACCGTTGAGCCGGTTCCGCCACGTCCGCCCAACATGTGCCCCGGTTGTCCCCACCGCGGTGTCTTCTATCAGTTAAACCGTGCCAACGCCTATGTGACCGGTGATATCGGCTGCTATACCCTGGGCTTCATGCCCCCTTTGAATGCCATGGACACCTGCGTCTGTATGGGGGCCTCCATCAGCATGGGCTCCGGTATTGTGCGGGCGCTACCACCTGAAGAACAGAAGCGTGTGGTGGCGGTGATCGGTGATTCCACCTTCCTGCATACCGGCATCAACAGCCTGATGGAGATGGCCTGGAACAAGGCGCCAGCCACGGTTGTCATTCTGGATAACCGGATTACTGCCATGACCGGCCGCCAGGAAAACCCGGCCTCCGGTTTTACCCTTGCAGGTGATGAGACCTCAGAGGTGAATATCCCGGAGCTCTGCCGGGTGTTGGGGATCAAGCATGTCCGTGTGGTTGACCCCTATGACCTGGATGCTACCAGGCTGGCTATTGAAGAGGAGATGAACCGCCCTGAACCATCGGTGATCATCACCAATCGCCCCTGCTGTCTGATCAAAGGGGCTGGACGCTTTGAAAAAGGAAAAATCCTGGAGGTGGATCAGGGCAAGTGCACCGGCTGCAAGGCCTGTCTGAGAATCGGCTGCCCTGCCATTGAGTGGAAACCCAACCCGGATGGTAACAAAGGCAAGGCCTTTATTGACCCGCAACTCTGCACCGGTTGCACGGTCTGTCAGCAACTCTGTAAATTCAATGCCATCGGGGGGAGAAAGTAA
- a CDS encoding indolepyruvate oxidoreductase subunit beta, with translation MDNAITNILLVGVGGQGILLASEILSEAFMLAGFDVKKSEIHGMSQRGGSVVSHVRFGKEVFSPVVPEGEGDILFGFELLETYRYLSLLKPGATVVANDYKIAPPSVLLGQAGYPQALPEKIKAKFPDFLLVDGQGLALQAGDVRAANTVMLGAVSKRLQIADAVWQQALEKMVPKRALEINLKAFAMGREL, from the coding sequence ATGGATAACGCAATCACCAACATCCTCCTGGTGGGGGTAGGCGGGCAGGGGATTCTACTGGCTTCGGAGATTCTGTCAGAGGCGTTCATGCTGGCTGGTTTTGATGTCAAGAAGAGCGAGATTCATGGCATGTCACAGCGGGGCGGCAGCGTGGTTTCCCACGTACGCTTTGGTAAGGAAGTTTTCTCTCCCGTGGTACCTGAAGGGGAGGGGGACATCCTGTTCGGCTTTGAACTGCTGGAAACCTACCGTTATCTGTCGCTGCTCAAGCCGGGTGCCACGGTGGTGGCCAATGACTACAAGATCGCTCCACCTTCGGTATTGCTGGGGCAGGCTGGTTACCCTCAAGCCTTGCCTGAAAAAATCAAGGCCAAGTTCCCTGATTTCCTGTTGGTTGATGGCCAGGGACTGGCACTGCAGGCCGGTGATGTGCGGGCTGCCAACACCGTCATGCTGGGTGCGGTTTCCAAGCGTTTGCAGATTGCAGATGCGGTCTGGCAACAAGCCTTGGAAAAAATGGTGCCGAAAAGGGCGCTGGAGATCAACCTGAAGGCCTTTGCCATGGGCCGGGAACTCTAG